In Dromaius novaehollandiae isolate bDroNov1 chromosome 3, bDroNov1.hap1, whole genome shotgun sequence, the following are encoded in one genomic region:
- the HTR1B gene encoding 5-hydroxytryptamine receptor 1B → MEPASPCLTAAATLPPANASYHGRNCSAEEGIYQDATPLSGKIVLAVVLALVTLATVLSNAFVIATVYQTRKLHTPANYLIASLAVTDLLVSILVMPISTMYTVTGKWTLGQIVCDIWLSSDITCCTASILHLCVIALDRYWAITDAVEYSTKRTPKRAAGMIALVWVFSICISMPPLFWRQAKAEEVSHCVVNTDHVLYTVYSTVGAFYFPTLLLIALYGRIYVEARSRILKQTPKKAGKRLTRAQLITDSPGSSSSVTSINSKAPEGSSETGSPVYMNQVKVKVSDALLEKKKLTAARERKATKTLGIILGAFIVCWLPFFIISLVLPICKDACWFHMAIFDFFTWLGYLNSLINPIIYTMSNEDFKQAFHKLIRFRCTS, encoded by the coding sequence aTGGAGCCGGCGAGCCCCTGCCTGACGGCGGCCGCCACGCTGCCGCCCGCCAATGCCTCTTACCACGGCCGAAACTGCAGCGCCGAGGAGGGCATCTACCAGGATGCCACCCCGCTCTCCGGGAAGATCGTGCTCGCCGTCGTCCTGGCGCTCGTCACCCTGGCCACGGTGCTCTCCAACGCCTTTGTCATCGCCACGGTCTACCAGACGAGGAAACTCCACACGCCGGCCAACTATCTCATCGCCTCGCTGGCCGTCACCGACCTTCTCGTCTCCATCCTCGTCATGCCCATCAGCACCATGTACACTGTGACCGGGAAGTGGACGCTGGGCCAGATCGTCTGCGATATTTGGCTGTCCTCGGACATCACCTGTTGCACGGCGTCCATCCTGCACCTCTGTGTCATCGCCCTGGACCGGTACTGGGCCATCACCGACGCCGTCGAGTACTCCACGAAAAGGACTCCCAAGCGGGCAGCGGGCATGATCGCTCTGGTGTGGGTCTTCTCCATCTGCATCTCCATGCCCCCTTTGTTTTGGCGGCAAGCGAAGGCCGAGGAGGTCTCTCACTGTGTGGTGAACACGGACCACGTCCTCTACACCGTGTACTCCACGGTGGGAGCCTTCTACTTCCCCACCTTGCTGCTGATAGCCCTCTATGGGAGGATCTACGTGGAAGCCAGGTCGCGGATTTTGAAGCAGACGCCAAAGAAAGCAGGTAAAAGACTAACTCGGGCTCAGTTAATCACGGACTCCCCGGGGTCGTCCTCCTCCGTCACGTCCATAAACTCCAAGGCCCCCGAGGGATCCAGCGAAACGGGCTCTCCGGTGTACATGAACCAGGTGAAGGTGAAGGTCTCGGATGCCCTGCTGGAGAAAAAGAAGCTGACGGCCGCTAGGGAGCGGAAAGCTACAAAGACTTTAGGGATTATTTTAGGAGCCTTCATCGTCTGTTGGCTGCCCTTTTTCATCATCAGCCTAGTGTTGCCTATTTGCAAGGACGCTTGCTGGTTCCACATGGCCATCTTTGACTTTTTCACGTGGCTTGGATATCTCAACTCCCTCATCAACCCCATCATCTATACTATGTCTAACGAAGACTTCAAACAAGCTTTCCACAAACTCATACGTTTCCGATGCACAAGCTGA